One Microcaecilia unicolor chromosome 8, aMicUni1.1, whole genome shotgun sequence DNA window includes the following coding sequences:
- the KCNS1 gene encoding potassium voltage-gated channel subfamily S member 1 produces MVHEALIFWDPDFEDHLININVGGLKRSLSSNTLSRFPNTRLGRLLSCHTEESILEICDDYDMTAREFYFDRNPFLFLYVFHFYQTGKLHVMDDLCVFSFSQEIEYWGINEFFLDACCSYRYHERKLESRCRNWDEESEVSSVDTSPDEISDFKHDLLHFNTLHCGNVRKRLWLTMENPGYSIPSKLFSFVSIIAVLISIATMCIHSMPEYQVVDENGIVIDDPILHKLEYFCISWFTFEVSARLLLAPNLKKFFQHPLNMIDIVSVLPFYFTLLVEVTKGRDTELGNLGKVVQVFRLMRIFRVLKLARHSTGLRSLGATLKHSYREVGILLLYLAVGVCVFSGMAYTAEKEEDVGFDTIPACWWWGTVSMTTVGYGDVVPVTVLGKLAASGCILGGILVVALPITLIFNKFSDFYRKQKALEAAVRNSDRKGFQEENGDDSQSQESQDPDAALREML; encoded by the exons ATGGTCCATGAAGCCTTGATCTTCTGGGATCCTGATTTTGAGGATCACCTCATCAACATCAATGTGGGGGGTCTGAAAAGAAGCCTTAGCTCTAACACCCTCTCCAGATTCCCCAATACGAGACTAGGCCGCTTACTGTCTTGTCATACAGAGGAATCCATTCTTGAAATCTGTGATGATTATGATATGACTGCTAGGGAGTTTTACTTTGACAGGAACCCTTTCCTCTTCCTCTATGTGTTCCACTTCTACCAGACCGGGAAGCTACATGTCATGGATGACCTCTGTGTGTTCTCATTCTCACAAGAGATTGAGTATTGGGGCATCAATGAATTCTTTCTCGATGCCTGCTGCAGCTACCGTTATCACGAGCGCAAACTGGAAAGTAGATGTCGAAACTGGGATGAGGAGAGTGAGGTGAGCAGTGTGGACACATCTCCAGATGAGATTTCTGACTTCAAGCATGACTTGCTCCATTTCAACACACTCCATTGTGGCAATGTTCGGAAGCGCCTTTGGTTGACCATGGAGAATCCTGGATATTCCATCCCTAGTAAACTCTTCAGCTTTGTGTCCATTATTGCAGTTCTTATTTCTATAGCTACTATGTGCATCCATAGCATGCCAGAATACCAGGTAGTAGATGAAAATGGCATTGTTATAGATGACCCCATCCTTCACAAGCTCGAGTATTTCTGTATCTCCTGGTTCACTTTTGAAGTGTCTGCACGCCTGCTCCTGGCACCAAACCTGAAGAAATTCTTCCAACATCCTCTGAATATGATTGACATTGTCTCGGTGTTGCCATTTTACTTTACCCTTTTGGTAGAAGTAACTAAAGGTCGGGACACTGAACTGGGAAACTTGGGAAAAGTAGTCCAGGTATTCCGTCTCATGAGGATATTTCGAGTATTGAAGCTGGCCCGACACTCAACTGGATTGAGATCATTAGGAGCCACCCTAAAG CACAGCTATAGGGAAGTAGGCATCTTGCTTCTTTACCTGGCAGTGGGCGTCTGCGTTTTCTCTGGAATGGCCTACACTGCTGAAAAAGAAGAGGATGTTGGCTTTGACACCATTCCAGCCTGCTGGTGGTGGGGCACCGTCAGCATGACGACTGTAGGCTACGGAGACGTGGTCCCAGTAACTGTACTTGGCAAACTGGCTGCCTCCGGCTGTATCCTAGGCGGAATCTTGGTCGTGGCGCTGCCCATAACGCTCATCTTCAACAAGTTCTCGGACTTTTACCGGAAGCAGAAAGCGCTGGAGGCCGCCGTTCGGAACAGCGACAGGAAGGGGTTCCAAGAGGAAAACGGCGACGATAGCCAAAGCCAAGAATCTCAAGACCCAGACGCAGCCCTAAGGGAAATGCTGTAA